In Aspergillus nidulans FGSC A4 chromosome II, a single window of DNA contains:
- a CDS encoding ubiquitin-ubiquitin ligase HUL5 (transcript_id=CADANIAT00004688) → MFTTFTGNSRRPRQVNLSGRTNNPFAAYPSGRQNPHGPGPQSTLAIAQQERQLRQLERDRLGASRVVQRTWRGYWSRKIMRGKWRAEWDTTETARTDSLPSFDDMAKQPSSAVQPAAPFESAAACLSQLRLLVQFIEPWNGGDIVRLVYFSDAFQKTLHEVPSLATEGEWTMLLKRLAEITLRVLQSASSPNVPAYAVGRLLQLLKFLTDLIPKQMARLAREYYSTMAVITNNHDSISSRSPLSKSDIVQSVLTLLLPITSETLTAYEWFAKSYLTIPNLLEKLGSLDFLANNINYKLLTSALAPLHLAQSQDSDAVESRLWLLAYFIFFHRYALGSQTTNHTPELGFVKVVSGLLNSTVLQISRRLEAEDSADVDEDNRDAYLHPFIRDQLFSLVNQTSITGLLSQLQPTHISQTELASTGSGASTEAKDLAHYALTLLRVFPRRGDDIRMWLYLGSATLGDRAAGPESRIPAIKYFWQASRSSKVFDAIKQDSTKVLPLLKPVDSSSGPTDLSQEDRDQEWTIILLFLELYTFVLKVMDDDEFFSGGSSFTASSNIRLSWTRESALPLNDVKEMTVFLKNLAFTLYWNSADLTENELVQVAGGIRNYFSSTTSQLDTLASVRDFENKNKEKGLPGVTGIPLDYFKGLVTGLLRMVHERDSRRKFLPDGHWLMTSRFDMEGFIPAVVAEEESRHQLQDDDEEDTDDLMTDAYDEEPSLGLVGTGRAQQARRIEALRRRQQQAARRKQLEAVAPRLEILKNMPFFIPFATRVQIFREFIYRDQMRRRHGFIDPDSWRMSVAQASMGRLTDMRSTMQDILSRHHANIRRESLFDDAFDQFYELGEGLKEPIQITFIDKFNAPEAGIDGGGVTKEFLTSVTNEAFKSTVGLRLFEENDQHLLYPSPVAVEQRKENLRQLGLKENTPEWNDQVRDLLRRYEFLGRVIGKCLYEGILVDVSFAPFFLLKWALTGGTGSAQRETAYRANLNDLKDLDSGLYQGLLQLKNYPGDVEDFSLNFTVTDTIPLPDGGSRTITRDLKSNGSDTAVTNQNRLVYISYIARYRLQVQPALQTNAFLQGLGQIIQPSWLSMFNQSELQTLVSGESGDIDVQDLRRNTLYGGVYTIGDDKEEHPTIKLFWEVLEQMTNEERRKVLRFVTSTPRAPLLGFSHLNPRFSIRDSSEDDQRLPSTSTCVNLLKLPRYKSASTLREKLLYAVNSGAGFDLS, encoded by the exons ATGTTCACGACATTCACGGGCAACTCCCGCCGACCACGGCAAGTGAACCTCTCAGGCCGCACCAACAACCCCTTCGCCGCATATCCATCCGGAAGACAAAACCCCCACGGCCCCGGACCACAGAGCACTCTTGCGATCGCACAGCAGGAGAGACAGCTACGTCAGCTCGAACGAGATCGGTTAGGGGCGAGCCGCGTCGTGCAACGGACATGGAGGGGCTATTGGAGCAGGAAGATAATGCGAGGGAAATGGCGGGCAGAATGGGACACTACCGAGACTGCAAGGACAGACTCGCTGCCTTCGTTCGATGACATGGCGAAGCAGCCGAGTTCCGCAGTGCAGCCAGCCGCTCCCTTTGAATCTGCCGCGGCATGCTTGTCTCAGTTACGCCTTTTGGTCCAATTTATCGAGCCTTGGAATGGCGGTGACATAGTTCGCTTGGTATACTTTTCGGACGCGTTTCAGAAAACACTGCACGAGGTGCCGTCACTGGCAACGGAGGGCGAATGGACAATGCTTCTCAAGCGTCTGGCCGAGATCACCTTGCGTGTCTTGCAGTCAGCAAGTTCACCAAATGTGCCCGCATACGCTGTCGGTCGGCTCCTACAGCTTCTAAAGTTCCTTACAGATCTCATTCCCAAGCAGATGGCGCGTCTTGCACGGGAATACTATTCTACTATGGCAGTCATTACAAATAATCATGATTCAATATCGAGCCGGTCGCCTTTGTCTAAATCCGACATTGTTCAGAGTGTTCTTACTTTGCTATTGCCAATCACCTCTGAGACTCTTACTGCTTACGAGTGGTTCGCTAAAAGCTATCTCACTATCCCCAACTTGTTGGAAAAACTGGGATCGCTAGATTTTTTGGCGAATAACATTAACTATAAATTGTTGACATCCGCACTGGCGCCGCTGCACCTTGCTCAGAGCCAAGACTCGGACGCCGTCGAATCTCGACTTTGGTTGCTTGCTtatttcatcttcttccacagATATGCTTTAGGGAGCCAGACCACGAACCACACCCCGGAGCTTGGTTTTGTAAAGGTCGTTTCGGGGCTGCTGAATTCCACAGTGCTGCAGATTTCCCGGCGCTTGGAGGCGGAAGACTCtgccgatgttgatgaagataacagagatgcatatcTGCATCCGTTTATAAGGGATCAACTGTTCAGCCTGGTTAATCAAACAAGCATAACTGGTCTGCTCTCACAATTGCAGCCAACTCATATTTCGCAAACTGAGCTCGCGAGTACCGGCTCCGGCGCCTCGACAGAAGCTAAAGACCTGGCCCATTATGCCTTGACGCTTCTGAGAGTTTTCCCTCGGCGGGGCGATGATATCCGCATGTGGTTATACCTGGGATCGGCCACCCTGGGTGATCGTGCTGCGGGACCAGAATCTCGAATTCCAGCTATCAAGTACTTCTGGCAGGCATCTCGCTCTAGCAAAGTGTTTGATGCTATCAAACAGGACTCGACGAAGGTATTGCCCTTGTTGAAGCCAGTTGACTCGAGCTCTGGACCGACAGATCTTTCTCAAGAAGACAGAGACCAAGAATGGACCattattcttctttttctcgAGTTGTACACTTTCGTACTAAAGGTtatggatgatgatgaatttTTTTCTGGCGGTTCTTCTTTTACTGCCTCCTCGAACATACGTTTATCGTGGACCAGGGAGAGCGCGCTTCCTCTAAATGACGTCAAGGAAATGACAGTTTTCCTCAAAAACCTCGCATTCACTCTATACTGGAACTCGGCAGACTTGACAGAGAATGAGCTGGTTCAAGTTGCTGGGGGCATCCGGAATTACTTTAGCTCAACAACTTCACAGCTTGATACGCTGGCAAGTGTCAGGGATTTtgagaacaagaacaaagagaaagGCCTGCCTGGGGTGACTGGTATCCCGCTAGACTATTTTAAGGGTCTTGTAACTGGCCTCTTAAGGATGGTCCATGAACGCGATTCACGGCGTAAATTCCTTCCCGATGGGCACTGGCTGATGACTAGTCGATTTGATATGGAAGGGTTCATTCCCGCTGTcgttgctgaggaggagagcAGGCACCAGCTTcaggacgatgatgaagaagatactGACGATTTGATGACCGACGCTTACGACGAGGAGCCGTCACTCGGTCTCGTGGGCACAGGTCGTGCCCAACAAGCGCGGCGAATTGAGGCTCTCAGACGCCGccaacaacaagctgctCGCCGAAAACagctggaagccgtggccCCACGATTGGAAATTCTGAAGAATATGCCATTCTTCATTCCTTTTGCCACACGGGTACAGATATTCCGCGAGTTCATTTACCGCGACCAAATGCGCCGAAGGCACGGATTTATCGACCCCGATTCGTGGCGAATGTCAGTGGCGCAGGCTTCCATGGGCCGCCTGACTGATATGCGCTCAACGATGCAGGATATCCTCAGCCGCCATCACGCCAATATCCGCCGTGAAAGTTTGTTCGATGACGCGTTCGACCAATTCTATGAGCTCGGAGAGGGTCTGAAGGAGCCAATTCAGATCACTTTCATCGACAAGTTCAACGCTCCAGAAGCAGGCATTGACGGCGGCGGTGTTACGAAGGAATTCCTGACCAGTGTAACTAACGAAGCGTTTAAATCCACAGTTGGTCTACGCTTGTTCGAGGAGAACGATCAACACTTGCTGTATCCCAGCCCGGTCGCTGTCGAACAACGGAAGGAGAATCTGCGGCAGCTTGGATTGAAGGAGAACACTCCGGAGTGGAATGATCAGGTTCGTGACTTACTCAGGCGCTATGAGTTCTTAGGGCGTGTAATTGGAAAGTGTCTCTACGAAGGCATTCTGGTGGATGTTAGTTTCGCGCCGTTCTTCCTGCTAAAGTGGGCATTGACGGGCGGAACGGGTTCCGCTCAACGCGAGACGGCATATCGAGCCAACCTCAACGACTTGAAGGACCTGGACTCAGGTCTCTATCAAGGTTTG TTACAATTGAAGAATTATCCCGGGGACGTTGAAGACTTCTCTTTGAATTTCACCGTTACGGACACTATACCGTTGCCCGACGGAGGCAGTCGCACAATCACTCGGGACCTGAAGAGCAACGGCTCCGATACAGCTGTCACAAACCAGAACCGTCTGGTGTATATCTCGTATATCGCTCGCTACCGGCTTCAAGTCCAGCCTGCTTTGCAAACAAATGCTTTCCTGCAAGGCTTGGGGCAGATCATCCAACCATCTTGGCTATCAATGTTTAATCAGTCTGAGTTGCAAACACTTGTTAGTGGCGAGTCTGGCGACATTGATGTTCAAGACCTCCGACGGAACACATTATACGGTGGGGTGTATACCATAGGGGacgacaaagaagaacaCCCAACAATTAAGCTATTTTGGgaggtgctggagcagaTGACGAATGAGGAGCGGCGAAAGGTGCTTCGCTTTGTGACTTCGACTCCACGTGCTCCATTGTTGGGATTCAGTCATTTGAATCCAAGATTCAGCATCCGGGACTCGAGCGAGGACGACCAGCGGCTTCCCAGTACGAGTACCTGTGTGAATTTGTTGAAACTGCCGCGATATAAGAGTGCGAGCACTCTGCGGGAGAAGCTGCTGTATGCGGTGAATTCTGGGGCAGGGTTTGACCTGAGTTAG
- a CDS encoding uncharacterized protein (transcript_id=CADANIAT00004689), with translation MNDYSEKDRGPISQGNHQGQGQGQGQGYGYGYDYCPHQYSYPQHGPAYNYAPGTQAQPAPGPAYNYNRPYNIPLPSYESHNQTGYGNRPSPPHSYGHQFQSYSGSGPHYQNTYSPSLHGGSGPMPGLYANTSAAASPMNQPNPVSRPGPQTLLFRKSPSAEKVIFIHPAGAPLTSPPLYCLSSSPDAEYVLARGSDPNNPTALVGKVKSHTFSSKFDMTVRGRTCALKGSTLGSTYKVDIPGTGSYKWHTDDFSSKMWLKDESKSVLATYDKTKEKRTWKKLLGGRDRQLTIHGSFDEFFIEVILLSFYAVKLAEEAADEMTEEILDAASGAAGA, from the coding sequence ATGAACGACTATTCTGAGAAAGACAGAGGGCCGATATCTCAGGGGAATcaccaagggcaagggcaagggcaaggacaGGGGTATGGGTATGGGTACGACTATTGCCCTCATCAATATTCATATCCACAACATGGACCTGCATATAACTATGCTCCTGGTACTCAAGCTCAACCAGCACCTGGCCCTGCATACAATTACAACCGTCCATATAACATCCCATTACCGAGCTATGAGAGTCACAACCAGACCGGCTATGGCAACAGGCCCTCGCCTCCACACAGCTACGGCCATCAATTCCAAAGCTACAGTGGCTCCGGGCCACACTACCAAAATACCTACAGCCCTTCGCTACATGGAGGCAGTGGTCCTATGCCAGGCTTATACGCAAACACCAGCGCAGCCGCGTCCCCTATGAACCAACCAAACCCGGTCAGTAGGCCCGGGCCCCAAacccttctcttccgcaaATCTCCCTCagcggagaaggtgatttTTATTCACCCAGCCGGCGCGCCCCTCACCTCTCCACCGTTGTACTGTCTAAGTTCCTCGCCCGACGCAGAGTACGTCCTTGCGCGCGGCTCGGACCCAAACAACCCCACAGCACTCGTGGGAAAAGTGAAATCGCATACGTTCAGCAGCAAATTCGACATGACTGTGCGCGGAAGGACATGTGCCCTGAAGGGGTCGACCCTGGGGTCGACATACAAGGTCGACATTCCTGGGACGGGTAGTTACAAATGGCACACAGACGATTTCTCGAGTAAGATGTGGCTGAAGGATGAGAGCAAAAGTGTCCTCGCGACCTACGACAAGACTaaggagaagaggacctGGAAGAAGCTCCTTGGAGGAAGGGATCGCCAGTTGACTATCCATGGCTCGTTCGATGAGTTCTTCATCGAGGTGATTCTTCTCAGTTTCTATGCAGTTAAGCTGGCTGAGGAGGCGGCTGATGAGATGACGGAGGAGATTTTGGATGCTGCTTCGGGGGCTGCTGGGGCTTGA
- a CDS encoding MCT family MFS transporter (transcript_id=CADANIAT00004690) codes for MTDSSNVSNLPTTDMAESAQTEGEKREENSVPKQEESRPNFPEGGLRAWSVALGNAGVMFCTLGYINSWGVYQAYYEANQLRSETPSAISWIGSLQTFSILSASLVGGPMFDRYGAKVIYPPAVAFVFTIFMTSLCKEYYQFMLAQGVLGGVTQGLTMTPAMAATPQYFFKKRGVAMGLGVAGASVGGVIHPIVLNQLLTRTDLGFGWSVRIEAFLISVVLLISCPAIRARLPPRKSKFLLPKAFKEAGYTSLIIGSVSTFMGMFTPLFYLPSYGISKGMSPTLAFYLSAILNAASFPGRIVPAILSDRFGKLNAFAAAGVATGILTLCWQRVEGNAGVIVFTALFGFVSGAIISGGTVALAMCAKDPKDIGTYMGMGMAWTSLGSLIGPPVSGRLVDTDMGYTAVAIFAGTASLVGGLFVLLIVKPLSGFKILSLG; via the exons ATGACTGACTCTAGCAACGTGTCGAATCTACCAACCACGGACATGGCTGAATCGGCTCAGACCgagggggagaagagggaagagaaTTCTGTGCCCAAGCAAGAGGAGTCGCGCCCCAACTTTCCAGAGGGTGGTCTCAGAGCTTGGAGTGTGGCGTTGGGCAATGCTGGCGTCATGTTCTGCACTTTAGGCTATATCAACTCCTGGGG TGTCTACCAGGCCTATTATGAAGCAAACCAGCTCCGCAGCGAAACCCCATCGGCCATTTCCTGGATTGGCTCTCTCCAGACGTTCTCTATCCTCAGCGCCTCTCTCGTTGGGGGGCCTATGTTTGACCGATACGGCGCAAAAGTCATCTACCCCCCAGCCGTTGCATTCGTGTTCACCATATTCATGACGAGTCTGTGCAAGGAATACTACCAGTTTATGCTAGCCCAGGGCGTACTTGGCGGTGTCACTCAAGGCCTCACTATGACGCCGGCCATGGCAGCAACGCCGCAGTATTTCTTCAAAAAGCGCGGTGTGGCAATGGGCTTAGGAGTCGCCGGCGCTTCTGTTGGCGGCGTTATACACCCTATTGTATTGAATCAATTGCTTACTCGAACTGACCTTGGCTTTGGATGGTCCGTTCGCATAGAAGCCTTTTTGATTTCTGTGGTTCTGTTGATTTCGTGCCCTGCGATTCGGGCCCGCTTGCCACCGCGCAAGAGcaagtttcttcttccaaaGGCGTTCAAGGAAGCAGGGTACACATCGCTTATCATCGGCTCTGTCTCCACGTTCATGGGGATGTTCACTCCGCTTTTCTACCTTCCGTCTTACGGTATCTCGAAGGGGATGTCACCAACACTGGCATTCTATCTCAGCGCCATTCTCAACGCCGCCTCTTTCCCAGGCCGTATCGTGCCCGCAATTCTCTCTGATCGGTTCGGCAAGCTCAACGCCTTTGCCGCAGCCGGAGTAGCCACAGGTATACTCACACTATGTTGGCAGCGTGTGGAGGGCAATGCCGGGGTTATCGTCTTCACCGCGCTCTTTGGCTTTGTTTCGGGGGCGATCATATCAGGTGGTACAGTCGCCCTGGCCATGTGTGCCAAGGATCCGAAAGATATAGGGACCTACATGGGAATGGGAATGGCATGGACCTCGCTTGGAAGTTTGATAGGGCCACCTGTCAGTGGTCGCTTGGTGGACACTGATATGGGGTACACGGCAGTGGCAATATTCGCTGGTACGGCGTCTCTAGTTGGAGGCTTGTTCGTGCTGCTTATTGTGAAGCCGTTGAGTGGGTTCAAGATTCTGTCATTAGGTTGA
- a CDS encoding class I SAM-dependent DNA methyltransferase (transcript_id=CADANIAT00004691) — translation MSTKTQVITENAHLASARGAVSKEACMALYDHWASSYNKDLADASQNYVAPILTAQTAVQMINSAMAPVTVLDAGCGTGLVGQALASLKHGAITIDGADLSLPMLKIAEETGVYRTLTQVDLTQPIGAPDGTYDVVTCCGTFTQGHVGPDPALREFVRLVKPGGFVVATVLHEIWLEWGFKTEAERLEKEGLVRVVSTEVMDYRRGAGDKATFLVLKKTQA, via the coding sequence ATGTCCACAAAGACCCAAGTCATTACCGAGAACGCCCACCTGGCGAGCGCCCGCGGTGCCGTGAGCAAAGAGGCCTGCATGGCTTTGTACGACCACTGGGCCTCGTCCTATAACAAGGACCTCGCCGACGCCTCTCAGAACTATGTCGCGCCAATTCTCACAGCGCAAACTGCAGTCCAGATGATCAACAGTGCCATGGCCCCCGTCACCGTCCTCGATGCTGGATGTGGGACTGGACTTGTCGGACAGGCTCTGGCCAGCCTCAAGCACGGCGCCATTACTATCGATGGCGCAGACCTATCCCTCCCAATGCTTAAGATCGCCGAAGAGACGGGCGTCTACCGCACCCTGACTCAGGTCGACCTGACGCAGCCCATTGGCGCACCTGACGGGACTTACGACGTTGTCACCTGCTGCGGCACTTTCACCCAAGGCCATGTTGGGCCGGACCCTGCCCTGAGAGAGTTTGTCCGCCTTGTCAAGCCGGGCGGCTTCGTAGTCGCCACAGTCCTCCACGAGATATGGCTAGAATGGGGCTTCAAGACCGAGGCTGAAAGACTCGAAAAAGAAGGTCTGGTCAGGGTGGTCAGTACCGAAGTTATGGATTACCGAAGGGGTGCTGGCGACAAGGCCACTTTCctggtgttgaagaagacacAGGCATGA
- a CDS encoding zinc-binding alcohol dehydrogenase family protein (transcript_id=CADANIAT00004693) translates to MHTKTHLAAFTCAEGQPLQLQARPTPSPGPGELLVAVKSVALNPADVIMRNQGLFIQSYPTVTGFDTAGLVLAVGDDVPPPFRQGIRIAAYASSVWKGCSPDYGAFQERCLVPWQHATVLPNDISWLHAATLPVAVQVPLSAWDTMNITQARGTTAVTATKREALLIWGASSSVGTMGVQTARLLRDDSHTSIAAVYATAGAANIEYVSLLGADRVFDYKDSQVANAIISAARQDGLAIWHCFLATGDLRICQAVLRAFLGGEKTTMIASAPPIPSDAEVVKGIETLFLVPPMEEAQRLEQFRNWMAWLGESLARATIRPSPEPNVVGKGLGAINAGLDRLQQGVICWAYCIVIIYF, encoded by the exons CAGCTCCAAGCCCGCCCTACCCCATCCCCAGGGCCAGGCGAGCTCCTCGTTGCTGTCAAATCTGTCGCCCTAAACCCAGCAGACGTGATCATGCGCAATCaaggcctcttcatccaatcCTACCCCACAGTCACCGGCTTCGACACAGCAGGGCTGGTCCTTGCGGTCGGCGACGATGTCCCTCCCCCGTTTCGACAAGGCATCCGCATAGCCGCCTACGCCTCATCGGTGTGGAAAGGATGCAGTCCAGACTATGGCGCATTCCAGGAGCGTTGTCTCGTTCCCTGGCAGCATGCTACTGTCCTTCCAAATGACATATCCTGGCTGCATGCGGCAACACTGCCCGTCGCCGTGCAGGTACCATTGAGCGCGTGGGATACTATGAATATTACCCAAGCGCGAGGAACGACGGCCGTTACCGCTACCAAAAGAGAAGCTCTTCTTATTTGgggcgcctcctccagcgtcGGCACCATGGGCGTGCAAACGGCACGGCTGCTGCGGGACGATTCCCATACTTCCATCGCAGCCGTATATGCTACTGCCGGGGCTGCGAATATCGAATATGTGTCTCTGCTGGGCGCGGACCGGGTATTTGACTATAAAGACTCGCAGGTCGCGAACGCCATCATATCGGCCGCTAGGCAGGACGGGCTCGCCATCTGGCATTGCTTTCTTGCCACGGGGGATCTGCGAATCTGTCAGGCTGTGCTGAGGGCATTCCTTGGCGGGGAAAAGACAACGATGATTGCGTCAGCACCCCCCATCCCCTCGGACGCGGAAGTCGTCAAGGGGATTGAGACTCTATTCCTCGTGCCACCAATGGAGGAAGCGCAAAGGCTGGAACAGTTCCGGAACTGGATGGCATGGCTAGGGGAGAGCCTTGCTAGGGCAACTATTCGACCTAGTCCGGAGCCCAATGTTGTGGGAAAGGGCTTGGGGGCGATCAATGCTGGGTTGGATAGACTGCAACAGGGA GTAATTTGCTGGGCTTACTGTATCGTTATCATCTATTTTTAA